A genomic segment from Drosophila miranda strain MSH22 chromosome 3, D.miranda_PacBio2.1, whole genome shotgun sequence encodes:
- the LOC108160462 gene encoding uncharacterized protein LOC108160462: MQQQQQQQSGATTANGGPRVSFNRDVHVKRIGKRPSEYESSPVQSYHQLPPDIDPADIRKEAALVIAQAGRHHSKAENGDNISNFRSKQKRQSASDAQRFHSLPTRKKKGKPVARSASDASTKKPASKRPSIFGLFSRKSDSNVSQLERDPRFEDGGARRLVRSKSDVGGRSPADSSRVTKRPETAASTSASKQQLSPIIEQAQREDFFEKDYFRERERRKSDAVTLREKDESGLSELLTRSRSQVEPDGSLLKREPPPAPGGPSSSASTSASISAGIRDRIETLKAKSNENMHSSQQPAERLPLTKGRTVDGLVKRLSMERFSPQPYISQPGFSYIRPNEGITYAQLDHSPLDETRQRSPLGRDMRSPQREYAPPRPPRTNDRSQHSPGQEQCQGSYSPTSNGGAPLPPRVSHSHSHSHSPSPWQQLSPRNLSDEDEGLGYEPRKVYYEDEYPNASRRGPEPPIVPVIRSVSPSPYLDELGYRRAQLETRILTRRFGEGVATLERQRDLHRAEQQPERERDRARVYLSPEREEERRFHRLAVRPELSSEYPQQERSQVDGTLPKMEKTSRYRHTKYYDDGHGGVKETYVRETQKDGQIRESRHRERIGERERDYNSADRLEQEPKSLDSQLTGGTDLYRSSPELRAQQHQTAASSHQTQDHWQSSLKRDKLQQRSFDKGDSGIENDFRKESFNGDLTTRWRKRTALDDIRSCESFLRKERRDSAQQRQLQRQAIPARLRRENSYVYRERSIDDGSHFDPHLDKYPVATSTLRRREQHSQSQSQSQSQSQSQTQSREDSSTLKRNKKLGGFEMVKQLFTGAGSGSHGGSGRSSGSNVSSGKKERLSNGHSNGSTLSRRDKEKQREKEKEREKERERYMVREEEMRSRYREHQALAEETSREPKTIDISMRRRLSTPKASPLLLKRSSADKPPKKLSQKTKEATATPSPVKVEKTSWFKSLDRRAKSSPKELNVSVNGHSENTSSLKRSKRNGATAAPAKNLRFFGDTDLDSNPPTISKASSMPRSRPSLGQSKHSQSAYNLDRSPPPPSRDYRHTLSGQSQGQSAVSSRQRASSMQHLDNGSDEVDFRKRRHYSRSRELHDISESGSEPEPAERHKRSSTQRAMSLERSAAEGPRGQRFEDRPLMGPPKPARSAERRGLLSSLGQENVGYGRDRFPAESSGTEGESSLHSQRSVVYLHATTVGDIPQPYNLRRRSVSREDLRKGGAGAVKPQQPPPLQPMTRTVSRSVSMLAPWKPKHISEGYEINYSQEQNKRMSTLPRKPPPHNGATSASTLSRLGRKNDTSTLSTPSRRYHMDSLDRPPPPRSVLSASNLRSAKTK; this comes from the exons atgcaacaacagcaacaacaacaatctggagcaacaacagcaaatgGTGGACCGCGCGTCAGCTTCAATCGGGACGTCCATGTGAAGCGGATAg GCAAGCGTCCCAGCGAATACGAATCCAGCCCGGTCCAGAGCTACCACCAACTGCCGCCGGACATCGATCCAGCGGACATTAGGAAGGAGGCAGCACTGGTCATCGCCCAGGCGGGCAGGCACCACAGCAAGGCCGAGAACGGGGACAATATATCGAACTTTAGGAGCAAACAGAAGCGCCAGAGCGCCAGCGACGCCCAGAGGTTCCATTCGCTGCCGACGCGCAAGAAGAAGGGCAAGCCGGTGGCCAGGAGTGCCAGCGACGCCTCCACCAAGAAGCCAGCGAGCAAACGGCCCTCGATCTTCGGGCTCTTCAGCCGCAAGAGCGACTCGAATGTCAGCCAGTTGGAGCGGGATCCGCGATTCGAGGACGGCGGCGCCAGGCGTCTAGTGCGCAGCAAGAGTGATGTGGGCGGGCGCAGTCCCGCAGACAGCAGCAGAGTAACCAAGAGGCCAGAAACAGCCGCCAGCACCTCCGCCTCCAAGCAGCAGCTCAGTCCCATCATCGAGCAGGCCCAGAGGGAGGACTTCTTCGAGAAGGATTACTTCAGGGAGCGCGAGAGGCGCAAGTCGGACGCGGTCACCCTGCGGGAGAAGGATGAGTCGGGACTGAGCGAACTGCTGACCCGCAGCCGCTCCCAGGTGGAACCAGACGGCTCTCTGCTGAAGCGGGAGCCACCGCCTGCACCAGGAGGaccctcctcctccgcctccacCTCCGCCTCCATATCGGCGGGCATACGCGACCGAATCGAGACCCTGAAGGCCAAGTCCAACGAGAACATGCACAGCTCCCAGCAGCCGGCGGAGCGCCTGCCCCTCACCAAGGGACGCACCGTGGACGGACTGGTGAAGCGCCTGTCCATGGAGCGCTTCTCTCCGCAGCCGTACATCAGCCAGCCGGGCTTCTCCTACATCCGGCCCAACGAGGGCATCACCTACGCCCAGCTGGACCACAGTCCGCTGGACGAGACCCGCCAGCGGTCACCTCTGGGCCGGGACATGCGCTCCCCTCAACGGGAGTATGCCCCGCCCAGGCCGCCGCGGACCAACGACAGATCCCAGCACAGTCCCGGACAGGAGCAGTGCCAGGGAAGCTACTCCCCGACCTCCAACGGTGGAGCTCCGCTCCCCCCTCGAGTGAgccactcgcactcgcactcgcactcgcccTCCCCGTGGCAGCAGCTCAGTCCCCGTAACCTCAGCGACGAGGACGAGGGCCTGGGCTATGAGCCGCGGAAGGTCTACTACGAGGACGAGTACCCGAACGCGTCCAGGCGGGGGCCCGAGCCGCCCATTGTGCCCGTGATACGCAGCGTCAGTCCGTCGCCGTATCTGGACGAGTTGGGATACAGGAGGGCGCAGCTGGAGACCCGCATACTCACCCGCCGCTTCGGGGAGGGAGTCGCCACTCTGGAGCGCCAGAGGGACCTACACAGAGCGGAGCAACAGCCGGAACGGGAGAGGGATAGGGCTCGTGTCTACCTGAGTCCCGAGAGAGAAGAAGAGCGGCGCTTCCACCGCCTGGCCGTGAGGCCGGAGCTGTCCAGCGAGTATCCACAGCAGGAGCGCTCCCAGGTGGACGGCACTCTGCCCAAGATGGAGAAGACGTCGCGCTACCGCCACACAAAGTACTACGATGACGGCCACGGCGGCGTCAAGGAGACCTACGTGCGGGAGACGCAAAAGGACGGACAGATCCGGGAGTCGCGGCACCGCGAGCGGATCGGGGAGCGCGAACGCGATTACAACTCGGCGGACAGACTGGAGCAGGAGCCGAAGAGCCTCGACTCGCAGCTGACGGGCGGCACGGACCTCTACCGATCCTCGCCAGAGCTGCGCGCCCAGCAGCACCAGACAGCGGCCTCGTCGCACCAGACGCAGGACCACTGGCAGAGCAGCCTCAAGCGGGACAAGCTTCAGCAGCGAAGCTTCGACAAGGGCGATTCGGGCATTGAGAATGACTTCCGCAAGGAGTCCTTCAACGGGGATCTAACCACAAG ATGGCGCAAGCGCACGGCCCTCGATGACATCCGGTCGTGCGAGTCCTTTCTGCGCAAGGAGCGCCGTGACAGCGCCCAGCAGCGCCAGCTGCAGCGACAGGCCATCCCCGCGCGTCTGCGGCGGGAGAACAGCTACGTGTACAGGGAGCGCTCCATCGACGATGGCTCCCACTTCGATCCGCATCTGGACAAGTACCCGGTGGCCACCAGCACCCTGCGACGACGCGAGCAGCactcccaatcccaatcccagtcgcagtcacagtcgcagtcgcagacGCAGTCTCGCGAGGATTCCAGCACGCTGAAGCGCAACAAGAAGCTGGGGGGCTTCGAGATGGTCAAACAGCTGTTCACCGGCGCTGGAAGTGGCAGTCACGGCGGAAGCGGacgcagcagtggcagcaacgtCTCCAGTGGCAAGAAGGAGCGCCTGAGCAACGGTCACAGCAACGGCAGCACCTTGAGTCGCCGCGACAAGGAGAAGCAgagggagaaggagaaggagagggagaaggagaGGGAGCGCTATATGGTCAGAGAGGAGGAGATGCGTTCGCGCTACCGTGAGCATCAGGCCCTAGCCGAGGAGACCTCACGCGAACCAAAG ACTATCGATATCTCGATGCGACGCCGACTGTCCACGCCCAAAGCTAGTCCCCTGCTGTTGAAGCGCAGTTCGGCGGATAAGCCGCCCAAGAAACTTTCACAGAAGACCAAGGAGGCGACGGCGACGCCATCCCCGGTGAAGGTGGAGAAGACGAGCTGGTTCAAGTCCCTGGATCGGCGGGCCAAGAGCAGTCCCAAGGAG CTGAATGTGTCTGTCAATGGACACAGTGAGAACACCTCCAGCCTGAAGCGCAGCAAGCGGAACGGAGCGACGGCGGCTCCGGCCAAGAATCTGCGCTTCTTTGGCGACACCGATCTGGACTCCAATCCACCCACCATCTCCAAGGCCAGCAGTATGCCCAG AAGCCGTCCGTCTCTGGGCCAGTCAAAGCACTCGCAGAGTGCCTACAATCTGGACCGCAGTCCACCACCGCCCTCGAGGGACTATCGCCACACACTCTCGGGGCAGTCGCAGGGTCAATCAGCAGTCAGCAGTCGGCAGCGTGCCAGCTCCATGCAGCACCTGGACAACGGCAGCGACGAGGTGGACTTCCGCAAGCGGCGGCACTACTCGCGCTCCCGCGAACTCCATGACATCTCGGAGAGCGGCTCGGAGCCAGAGCCGGCGGAGCGGCACAAGCGCAGCTCCACGCAGAGGGCCATGTCGCTGGAGAGATCGGCAGCGGAGGGGCCGCGGGGCCAGCGCTTCGAGGACCGCCCGCTGATGGGGCCACCGAAGCCCGCCCGTAGTGCAGAGCGTCGGGGACTCCTCTCCAGCTTGGGCCAGGAAAACGTCGGCTACGGCAG GGATCGCTTTCCGGCCGAGAGCTCCGGCACCGAGGGCGAGTCCAGTCTTCACAGCCAGCGAAGCGTTGTCTACCTGCATGCCACCACAGTGGGCGACATCCCACAGCCATACAACCTGCGCCGTCGCTCCGTATCGCGCGAGGACCTACGCAagggaggagcaggagccgtCAAGCCGCAGCAGCCGCCACCTCTCCAGCCCATGACGCGTACCGTATCGAGGTCCGTGTCCATGCTGGCCCCCTGGAAGCCCAAGCACATCAGCGAGGGCTACGAGATCAACTACTCGCAGGAGCAGAACAAGCGG ATGTCCACACTGCCACGTAAGCCGCCGCCGCACAATGGAGCCACCAGTGCCAGTACCTTGAGTCGCCTGGGCCGCAAGAACGACACTTCGACGCTGTCGACGCCGTCGCGTCGCTACCACATGGACAGCCTGGATCGGCCGCCTCCGCCCCGGTCCGTGCTCTCCGCATCGAATTTACGGAGCGCCAAGACAAAGTGA